The proteins below come from a single Kitasatospora sp. NBC_00315 genomic window:
- a CDS encoding FAD-dependent monooxygenase, whose product MAPATATTAASASATDRLPAETEVLIVGAGPTGLTLACDLARRGVDALVVEQAEALFPGSRGKGLQPRTQEVFEDLGVLGAIRAAGAPYPLMLSWEGGERLGTWDLIERGTPGPFAPYADAWMIPQWRTQEILHARLLELGGAVAFGTALTGFEQDPGHVRATLTDASGRAREVTARYLVAADGGRSTVRRAAGITMHGEQVDPRPALVADLRIDGLDRDNWHIWPKAPAGAMLLCPLPGTEDFQLFARYENENEVPDTTAEGVRRAVAERSHLPTSAVREVRWASDFRPRAALAERFRQGRVLLAGDAAHIHSPAGGQGLNTSVQDAYNLGWKLGRILRDGADEALLDSYEAERYPIAAAVIEISTGLHRTERSGTDDRQARRGRDTDQMNVGYRGGPLTVEARDGLAEDALRAGDRAPDAPYAGSDGASHRLFDLYRGPHLSVLAVDCELPVLPAGVAALSLTGGLARQAYGPGLFVIRPDGYVGLATHDPADLPGYLARLGAPRP is encoded by the coding sequence ATGGCTCCGGCCACCGCCACGACCGCCGCCAGCGCCAGCGCCACCGACCGCCTCCCCGCCGAGACCGAGGTCCTGATCGTCGGCGCCGGGCCGACCGGCCTCACCCTCGCCTGCGACCTCGCCCGGCGGGGCGTGGACGCCCTGGTGGTGGAGCAGGCCGAGGCGCTGTTCCCCGGCTCGCGCGGCAAGGGCCTGCAGCCCCGTACGCAGGAGGTCTTCGAGGATCTCGGCGTGCTCGGCGCGATCCGCGCGGCCGGTGCGCCCTACCCGCTGATGCTGTCCTGGGAGGGTGGCGAGCGGCTCGGCACCTGGGATCTGATCGAGCGCGGCACGCCGGGCCCCTTCGCCCCGTACGCCGACGCGTGGATGATCCCGCAGTGGCGTACCCAGGAGATCCTGCACGCGCGGCTGCTGGAGCTCGGCGGCGCGGTCGCCTTCGGCACCGCGCTGACCGGCTTCGAGCAGGACCCCGGGCACGTCCGGGCCACGCTCACGGACGCCTCCGGCCGGGCCCGCGAAGTCACCGCCCGGTACCTGGTCGCGGCCGACGGCGGGCGCAGCACGGTACGCCGGGCGGCGGGCATCACGATGCACGGCGAGCAGGTCGACCCGAGGCCCGCCCTGGTCGCCGACCTCCGGATCGACGGACTGGACCGCGACAACTGGCACATCTGGCCGAAGGCCCCCGCCGGCGCGATGCTGCTCTGCCCGCTGCCCGGCACCGAGGACTTCCAGCTGTTCGCCCGGTACGAGAACGAGAACGAGGTGCCCGACACCACGGCGGAGGGTGTGCGCCGGGCCGTCGCGGAGCGCAGCCACCTGCCGACGAGCGCGGTGCGGGAGGTGCGCTGGGCCTCGGACTTCCGCCCGCGGGCGGCGCTGGCCGAGCGGTTCCGGCAAGGCCGGGTCCTGCTCGCGGGGGACGCCGCGCACATCCACTCCCCCGCCGGCGGGCAGGGCCTCAACACCAGCGTGCAGGACGCCTACAACCTGGGCTGGAAGCTCGGCCGGATCCTGCGGGACGGCGCCGACGAAGCGCTGCTGGACAGCTACGAGGCGGAGCGGTATCCGATCGCCGCCGCCGTCATCGAGATCAGCACCGGGCTGCACCGCACCGAGCGCTCGGGCACCGACGACCGGCAGGCGCGCCGGGGCCGGGACACCGACCAGATGAACGTCGGCTACCGGGGCGGCCCGCTGACGGTCGAGGCCCGTGACGGCCTGGCCGAGGACGCCCTGCGGGCCGGGGACCGGGCTCCCGACGCCCCGTACGCGGGGAGCGACGGCGCGTCGCACCGGCTGTTCGACCTCTACCGGGGGCCGCACCTCTCGGTGCTCGCGGTGGACTGCGAGCTGCCGGTCCTCCCGGCCGGAGTGGCCGCGCTGAGCCTCACCGGCGGGCTCGCGCGGCAGGCGTACGGGCCCGGCCTGTTCGTGATCCGCCCGGACGGGTACGTCGGGCTGGCCACGCACGATCCGGCGGATCTGCCCGGGTACCTGGCGCGGCTGGGCGCACCCCGCCCCTGA
- a CDS encoding TetR/AcrR family transcriptional regulator C-terminal domain-containing protein, translating into MAQKLDRAQVVDTALRLLNETGLEGLTLRRIATELDVKAPALYWHFANKQALLDEMATEMLRRMSAGAGAVPAGWRDALTTACRTLRRSLLGYRDGAKVFSGTTLTDTGHSEAQNVLLGAFAADGFEPDDAVQAFFTAYAYTIGFVIEEQAVRPLPGGPPAPAYDLAARAERIGPDRPLAAAAGSGLFTDQERRFEQGLAILVAGVAALLGPVG; encoded by the coding sequence GTGGCACAGAAACTGGATCGGGCGCAGGTGGTCGACACGGCCCTGCGGCTCCTCAACGAGACCGGCCTGGAGGGCCTCACGCTGCGCCGGATCGCTACCGAACTCGACGTCAAGGCACCCGCGCTGTACTGGCACTTCGCCAACAAGCAGGCGTTGCTCGACGAGATGGCCACCGAGATGCTCCGCCGGATGAGCGCCGGCGCCGGCGCCGTACCGGCTGGGTGGCGGGACGCGCTCACCACCGCCTGCCGCACCCTGCGCCGCAGCCTGCTCGGCTACCGCGACGGCGCCAAGGTCTTCAGCGGGACCACCCTCACCGACACGGGCCACAGCGAGGCGCAGAACGTCCTGCTCGGCGCCTTCGCCGCCGACGGCTTCGAGCCCGACGACGCCGTCCAGGCCTTCTTCACCGCGTACGCCTACACCATCGGCTTCGTGATCGAGGAGCAGGCCGTCCGGCCGCTGCCGGGCGGGCCGCCCGCACCGGCGTACGACCTGGCGGCCCGCGCCGAGCGGATCGGCCCCGACCGGCCGCTCGCGGCGGCGGCGGGCAGCGGGCTCTTCACCGACCAGGAGCGGCGCTTCGAACAGGGCCTGGCCATCCTGGTGGCCGGCGTCGCGGCGCTCCTCGGGCCGGTCGGCTGA
- a CDS encoding FHA domain-containing protein, giving the protein MTSAEYRTGLARPSEAERDSALGALREGAGSGRLSHHTFMTRMEIVLQARSRAELDAVLADLPAGPTFPGLVLRTVGRISAFGVGLRGAWRAERLPGLNLPQAGPALLTIGRLPGSGLRLSDASVSRAHAELRREGAGWVLYDLGSTNGTHVNGRRVAGAVRVVPGDQVRFGDLEFRLAAG; this is encoded by the coding sequence ATGACCTCTGCTGAGTACCGGACCGGGTTGGCCCGCCCGTCGGAGGCCGAGCGGGATTCGGCGCTCGGGGCGCTGCGCGAGGGCGCCGGGAGCGGGCGGCTGTCGCACCACACCTTCATGACCCGGATGGAGATCGTGCTCCAGGCACGCAGCCGGGCCGAGTTGGACGCGGTGCTGGCCGACCTGCCGGCCGGCCCGACGTTCCCCGGCCTGGTGCTGCGCACGGTCGGCCGGATCTCGGCCTTCGGGGTCGGACTGCGGGGCGCCTGGCGGGCCGAGCGACTGCCGGGGCTGAACCTGCCGCAGGCCGGACCGGCCCTGCTGACGATCGGCCGGCTTCCCGGATCCGGTCTGCGGCTCAGCGACGCCTCGGTGTCACGCGCGCACGCCGAGCTGCGGCGGGAGGGCGCCGGCTGGGTGCTGTACGACCTGGGCTCGACCAACGGGACGCACGTCAACGGGCGACGGGTGGCCGGCGCCGTCCGGGTCGTGCCGGGCGACCAGGTGCGGTTCGGCGACCTGGAGTTCCGGCTGGCCGCCGGCTGA